GCGACAAATCTCGCACTTCACGTAGCGCCATGATCAGCGGCAAGGCGTTAGTGATAACGGTTAGCGGCACCCGGCTGACCAGATGGGGAGCGAGGTGCCTAACTGTCGTCGAGTCATCGAGCATAATGGCCTGACCAGGCTGAATATGCTCAGAGCAGGTTCTGGCGATGGACTCTTTTTCCGCCAACTGCCGTCCAGCTCGATAAGCATCGGATGACTCGACCAAGGAGGTGGCCTGGGCTGTGGCCATGCCACGGGATTTGCGCAGAATGCCGCGAGCCTCCAGATCATCGAGGTCGCGGTGCACCGTCATTAGCGAAATGCCAAACCTGTGGGCCAGCTCTTCGATCCGGACCGAACCGTCAGCCAAAACGGCGTCCATAACTTGGGTGCGGCGATTCTCCTGCCTGGTTTGCCGAATTCCCTTCGGTGTTTGCGAAATCGGTTCCACGGCCAAGTCCTTTCCGTTACTCAGATCACTTCAGTTTCCGGTGGCTTCCGCCAGGACTTGGGCAAATGCCGCCGGGTCGTGAGCAAACCGCCCCAAAAACAACCCGCCAACCCCTTCGCCCAACCGGCTGAACAAGCCCGGGCCGGCACTGCCACCGTAAACCACTCGGATATCGCTTTGCGGGCAATTCGCCCGGGTCCACTGATCGAGCTGTTGGCATACCGAGACGATCTGGTTCTCGTCAGCGGGCTGGCTGGCGCCGATGGCGGCGACCGGTTCGTAGGCGATGTCTAACCGCCTACCTGGCCGGTCGCCACCCAACTTGCCTAAGGTGGCCTCCAACTGCTCGATGCAGTAGTCGCCGGCGGCCTTGGCTTCAATTCCACCAGGCTCGCCCACGCAAAGCAAAGGCACCAGGCCTTGGGCCAGCGTGGCCGCCAGCTTGCCCCGAATGATGTTGTTGTCCTCGCCAAATAGCCGGCGGCGTTCGGCGTGGCCAATCTCGACAAAGCGGCAGCCAACCTGGTTCAGCGAGGCGGCCGAGACCTCGCCGGTGAAGGCTCCCGAATCGTGACTGGCCACGTTCTGGGCACCAACCCTTAGGGCCGGGTTGTCCCGGCCCACCAGGTCGACCACGGCTGGGATTGAGACGAAACTGGGGAAGAGTACAACCTCGACCACCCCGGGTCGGTTATTCGCCTCTATCGCCTTGATGATTTGACCGGTCCAGGCCAAAGTGCGCTGGTGGTCGAAATACATCTTCAGGCTGACTCCCAGGAATTTCATGACTAGCAGCCTTCGTATTCCTCGATCAGGGCGACTTTGGAAGCGGATGGAGAACTAGTGTCGAACTGGTAGGTCAGCCATTCACGGACCAGGCGGCGGGCCAGCTCCAGCCCGATCACCCTTTGGCCCATGGCCAGGACTTGAGCGTCGTTGGACAGGATCGAGCGTTCCACCGAGAAAGAATCGTGAGCCGTGACGGCCCTGATTCCGCTCACCTTGTTAGCGGCAATGGCCATGCCGAGGCCAGTGCCGCAAATCAGCACGGCCCGGTCAGCCTCGCCGGCGGCCACCATTTCAGCGGCCGCCAACGCCACAGTTGGATACGGGGTGTGCGAATCGGCATTGA
This window of the Micrococcales bacterium genome carries:
- a CDS encoding DeoR/GlpR family DNA-binding transcription regulator, coding for MEPISQTPKGIRQTRQENRRTQVMDAVLADGSVRIEELAHRFGISLMTVHRDLDDLEARGILRKSRGMATAQATSLVESSDAYRAGRQLAEKESIARTCSEHIQPGQAIMLDDSTTVRHLAPHLVSRVPLTVITNALPLIMALREVRDLSLIALGGSYANWCGAFMGKATVDEVIGLRADIVVMSTAAIVDDMCFHQEHETVAVKRAMLKSAASKILLADHTKFEKRALHGLVPLAEFDLIIVDRGTPIEHITRLRGQGIEVLVASG
- a CDS encoding triose-phosphate isomerase: MKFLGVSLKMYFDHQRTLAWTGQIIKAIEANNRPGVVEVVLFPSFVSIPAVVDLVGRDNPALRVGAQNVASHDSGAFTGEVSAASLNQVGCRFVEIGHAERRRLFGEDNNIIRGKLAATLAQGLVPLLCVGEPGGIEAKAAGDYCIEQLEATLGKLGGDRPGRRLDIAYEPVAAIGASQPADENQIVSVCQQLDQWTRANCPQSDIRVVYGGSAGPGLFSRLGEGVGGLFLGRFAHDPAAFAQVLAEATGN
- a CDS encoding ribose-5-phosphate isomerase; this translates as MDRALKVVIGCDDAGLGYKQVIKADLEASPAVAAVADVGVNADSHTPYPTVALAAAEMVAAGEADRAVLICGTGLGMAIAANKVSGIRAVTAHDSFSVERSILSNDAQVLAMGQRVIGLELARRLVREWLTYQFDTSSPSASKVALIEEYEGC